One segment of Rosa chinensis cultivar Old Blush chromosome 6, RchiOBHm-V2, whole genome shotgun sequence DNA contains the following:
- the LOC112172502 gene encoding probable acyl-activating enzyme 1, peroxisomal: MEGAIRCSANYVPLSPISFLERSAIVYRDRPSVVYGDIVYTWRQTLERCTRLASALAQLGISRGDVVAALAPNIPAMYEVHFGVPMAGAVLCTLNVRHDSKMVSVLMKHSEAKIIFVDYQFIHVAKGAFDILSKTGTKVPLLVLIPESDQSSPDFCNPPSAYIEYERLLGKGNLGFEILRPKDEWDAISLNYTSGTTSSPKGVIYSHRGAYLNSLAGVILNEMVSMPVYLWCVPMFHCNGWCLTWAVAAQGGTNVCQRNVTAKGIFTSISQHRVTHMGGAPTVLNMIVNAPENDRRPLPGKVVVMTGAAPPPSQVLFKMEELGFSVTHAYGLTETYGPGTVCAWKPEWDSLPRDEQAKIKSRQGLQHIGLEELDVKDPVTMKSVPSDAKTMGEVMFRGNTVMNGYLKDHKSTQDAFEGGWFRSGDLAVRHPDGYIELKDRSKDMIISGGENISTIEVESVLFRHPDVLEAAIVGRPDEYWGETPCAFVKLKDGCNASAEDIIKFCRDRLPHYMAPRTVIFEDLPKTSTGKVQKYVLREKAKAMGSPSKTSISKL; this comes from the exons ATGGAGGGTGCGATTAGGTGTTCCGCCAACTATGTTCCTCTTTCTCCGATCAGCTTCTTGGAGCGCTCAGCCATAGTCTACAGAGACAGACCCTCTGTTGTGTATGGAGACATCGTCTACACTTGGAGACAGACACTTGAACGATGCACCAGACTTGCTTCTGCTCTTGCCCAACTTGGAATTTCTCGAGGCGATGTG GTTGCTGCACTGGCGCCAAATATTCCAGCAATGTATGAGGTCCATTTTGGTGTTCCAATGGCCGGGGCAGTTTTGTGTACACTTAACGTACGTCATGATTCAAAAATGGTTTCAGTATTAATGAAGCATTCAGAAGCCAAAATCATTTTTGTAGACTACCAATTTATCCATGTTGCGAAGGGAGCATTTGATATCTTATCCAAGACTGGAACCAAGGTCCCCCTTCTAGTTTTAATTCCAGAGAGTGATCAATCATCTCCTGACTTCTGCAATCCCCCTTCTGCATACATAGAATATGAGAGACTCTTAGGAAAGGGAAATCTTGGTTTTGAGATCCTACGACCAAAAGACGAATGGGATGCAATTTCGCTCAACTACACTTCAGGCACTACTTCAAGCCCAAAAGGTGTCATTTATAGCCATAGAGGTGCGTATCTCAATTCTCTGGCAGGAGTTATTCTCAATGAGATGGTATCAATGCCTGTATATTTGTGGTGTGTTCCCATGTTTCATTGCAATGGATGGTGCCTCACTTGGGCTGTAGCTGCTCAAGGTGGCACTAATGTCTGCCAAAGAAATGTGACTGCAAAAGGAATTTTCACCAGTATATCTCAGCATCGGGTGACCCACATGGGTGGTGCACCTACTGTCTTAAACATGATTGTAAATGCACCTGAAAATGATCGGAGGCCACTTCCAGGCAAGGTAGTGGTCATGACCGGGGCTGCACCACCACCATCCCAGGTACTGTTCAAAATGGAAGAGCTAGGGTTCAGTGTAACACATGCATATGGTTTGACAGAGACTTATGGTCCTGGGACAGTTTGCGCTTGGAAACCTGAATGGGATTCCCTACCTCGAGATGAACAAGCAAAAATCAAGTCACGACAAGGGTTGCAACATATTGGATTGGAGGAACTTGATGTTAAAGATCCGGTCACGATGAAGAGTGTTCCATCTGATGCAAAAACCATGGGTGAGGTTATGTTCAGGGGCAACACTGTTATGAATGGATATTTGAAAGATCATAAATCAACACAGGATGCATTTGAAGGTGGATGGTTTCGCAGTGGGGACTTGGCGGTCAGACACCCAGATGGTTACATAGAGCTAAAGGATCGTTCCAAGGATATGATAATTTCCGGTGGAGAAAACATTAGCACAATTGAGGTGGAATCAGTGCTTTTCAGGCATCCAGATGTTCTTGAGGCAGCTATTGTGGGAAGGCCTGATGAATATTGGGGGGAGACACCCTGtgcttttgtgaaattgaagGATGGTTGTAATGCTAGTGCAGAGGATATCATTAAGTTCTGTAGGGATCGGTTACCCCACTACATGGCTCCTCGAACTGTTATATTCGAAGATTTGCCAAAGACTTCAACTGGGAAGGTGCAGAAGTATGTACTGAGAGAGAAAGCTAAGGCCATGGGAAGTCCCTCCAAGACCAGCATCAGCAAACTGTAA
- the LOC112171263 gene encoding uncharacterized protein LOC112171263 has protein sequence MSRITSLLMGFCGVELTVQKFIEKTLSTFPVSALMIAKKYRLECNARQITRFHQLIIARSAAEKHDNILVKNYNSRLVGNKRVHEVNYNSAPKGGHKEGKPKFKAQQNRRVGPYNRPTKEGNCHIDVRTRGNVDHRGEASTSLRDI, from the coding sequence ATGTCGAGAATCACCTCACTACTAATGGGATTTTGTGGAGTAGAGCTCACAGTACAGAAATTTATTGAGAAAACCCTCTCAACCTTTCCCGTTTCAGCATTAATGATTGCAAAGAAATATAGGCTTGAGTGCAATGCTAGACagatcacgagatttcatcagcttatcattGCTAGGTCAGCTGCTGAGAAACATGACAATATACTCGTgaaaaactataattcaagGCTCGTTGGAAATAAGAGAGTTCATGAGGTGAATTATAACAGCGCACCTAAAGGAGGGCACAAGGAGGGGAAACCTAAATTTAAGGCACAACAAAATAGACGTGTGGGTCCAtacaaccgccctacaaaggaaggaaactgCCATATTGATGTGCGGACACGTGGCAACGTTGACCATCGTGGAGAGGCATCAACATCCCTAAGGGACATTTAA